One window of Mesorhizobium sp. WSM4904 genomic DNA carries:
- a CDS encoding alpha/beta fold hydrolase, giving the protein MIKTYVLVHGAWHGGWCWRDVAANLRKMGCHVTTPTQTGVGERARLLCKDITPDTFVTDIVNHIVTEELSDVILVGHSLGGISITGAADRIPDHISHLVYLDGAIVESGQSVFSTMPPDIVAARRKLVAEEGRGIFMPTPPPTAFGTPEGHSLTDWVRRRITPHPAGTYESGLKLEHPLGNGRPRTYVVCTNPLHPPMAGAREWVAKQDGWAWQELATGHDAMILAPTEVALLLSAVG; this is encoded by the coding sequence ATGATAAAGACGTATGTGCTAGTGCATGGTGCCTGGCATGGCGGATGGTGTTGGCGGGACGTCGCCGCCAATCTTCGCAAGATGGGATGCCACGTGACCACGCCTACCCAGACAGGTGTCGGCGAACGCGCACGTTTGCTGTGCAAGGACATCACGCCCGACACATTCGTGACCGACATCGTCAACCACATTGTAACGGAAGAGCTGAGCGATGTGATCCTTGTCGGTCACAGTCTAGGCGGCATCAGCATCACCGGCGCCGCCGACCGGATACCCGACCATATCAGCCATCTCGTTTATCTCGACGGCGCCATCGTCGAGAGCGGTCAAAGTGTATTCAGCACCATGCCCCCCGACATCGTCGCCGCCCGTCGAAAATTGGTTGCGGAGGAAGGACGGGGTATCTTCATGCCGACTCCGCCGCCAACAGCATTCGGCACTCCCGAGGGACACTCGCTCACGGACTGGGTGCGGCGCCGGATAACACCGCATCCGGCAGGCACCTACGAAAGCGGACTTAAGCTCGAGCACCCGCTCGGCAACGGCAGACCCCGAACCTATGTCGTCTGCACTAATCCACTCCACCCGCCGATGGCGGGAGCGCGAGAATGGGTCGCGAAGCAGGATGGCTGGGCGTGGCAGGAACTCGCCACTGGCCACGACGCAATGATCCTCGCGCCGACGGAAGTTGCTCTCCTTCTTAGCGCTGTCGGCTGA